One Drosophila virilis strain 15010-1051.87 chromosome 5, Dvir_AGI_RSII-ME, whole genome shotgun sequence DNA window includes the following coding sequences:
- the LOC6626211 gene encoding putative ATP-dependent RNA helicase BoYb has product MAHRATAQGAWCMMPVQQQYAELQQQLIRYYAMPEHCVAPNHQELQQICVRQIATNCYERVSVTFVPPADSASPEQYQNMTVRVKHLDLNTAICHAKLSELFVCPLDWQQIDPLALDVRLIGLVPYNGEEIWQCGDIEPIAELLHPGGIYEANVDSALAHTIFVDELQLEKVGYEQQLLRQSLGKFDVNAKRRLEQLITSAAS; this is encoded by the coding sequence ATGGCACATAGAGCAACAGCTCAAGGCGCGTGGTGTATGATGCCTGTGCAGCAGCAGTATGCGGaattgcagcaacaattgaTTAGATACTATGCCATGCCGGAGCATTGTGTGGCACCTAATCACCAAGAGTTGCAGCAGATTTGTGTGCGCCAAATAGCCACCAACTGTTATGAGCGTGTTTCCGTCACATTTGTGCCACCCGCTGATTCTGCTAGTCCCGAGCAATATCAAAATATGACTGTGCGCGTCAAGCATTTGGACTTAAATACGGCCATCTGCCATGCGAAGCTGTCGGAGCTGTTTGTCTGTCCGCTGGACTGGCAACAAATTGATCCATTAGCCCTGGATGTGCGTCTGATAGGCTTGGTGCCCTACAATGGCGAGGAGATATGGCAGTGCGGCGACATTGAGCCAATTGCTGAGCTATTGCATCCCGGCGGCATCTATGAAGCAAATGTTGACTCTGCTTTAGCCCACACAATATTCGTGgatgagctgcagctggagaaAGTTGGCtatgagcagcagctgctaagGCAAAGCCTGGGCAAGTTTGATGTCAATGCAAAGCGACGTTTGGAGCAATTAATAACATCTGCAGCTAGCTAA